One window from the genome of Bufo bufo chromosome 4, aBufBuf1.1, whole genome shotgun sequence encodes:
- the LOC120999130 gene encoding zonadhesin-like — MCGNFNNKRPDDFLMPNGQLAQNSNELGNSWIVYDKSDPTCTDVPTPTPPTTCPPEKKNLYESDTFCGILTSKDGLFNICHSVVDPDSFFESCVFDFCALDGGKDVLCSALQAYADACQKQGVTIPNWRNITSCGGQDCPGNSQYNECMTACPATCLDLHAPEKCSSPCVEGCECNNGYILSGGICISEAQCGCWYNGQYYNRDEEFIEGNCERRCQCQENNIVSCLPMSCPEDEICKVQYGFLGCYKPSTAICHIYGDPHYSTFDGTLHHFQGSCNYTVSETCANTSHSFSVTTRNEHRGNPSWTAISSVALTVDDVHILIQKNNIVHVSNALVTLPTNVSGISIIKSGQYVVVNTNFGLQIKFNGDHELFVIVDERYKDLLCGLCGTYNDNRLDDFITPDGSIATDVNDFGNSWRVPDDGWP; from the exons ATGTGTGGTAACTTCAACAACAAGAGACCAGATGACTTCCTGATGCCAAATGGACAGTTGGCCCAGAATTCTAATGAATTAGGAAATAGTTGGATAGTCTATGACAAATCTGATCCAACATGTACAGATGTACCCACTCCAACTCCACCCACCACGTGTCCTCCAGAGAAAAAGAACCTGTATGAAAGTGATACATTCTGTGGTATACTAACAAGTAAAGATGGCCTGTTTAACATATGTCACTCTGTAGTCGATCCTGACAGCTTCTTTGAAAGCTGTGTGTTTGATTTCTGTGCTTTAGATGGAGGCAAAGATGTTTTGTGTAGTGCCTTACAAGCATATGCTGATGCCTGTCAAAAACAAGGAGTCACCATTCCAAACTGGAGAAACATAACATCATGTG GGGGTCAAGACTGTCCAGGTAACAGCCAGTACAATGAATGTATGACCGCATGTCCCGCTACCTGCCTGGACCTACATGCTCCAGAGAAATGCAGCTCTCCTTGTGTGGAAGGGTGTGAATGTAATAATGGTTATATCCTCAGTGGAGGAATTTGCATTTCTGAAGCACAATGTGGATGTTGGTACAATGGCCAATATTACAAT agagaTGAAGAGTTCATTGAAGGAAACTGTGAGAGAAGATGTCAGTGTCAAGAAAACAATATTGTATCTTGTCTACCAATGTCTTGTCCAGAAGATGAAATCTGCAAGGTACAATATGGTTTTCTGGGCTGCTACAAACCAAGCACAGCAATCTGCCATATTTATGGAGACCCCCATTACTCTACATTTGATGGCACACTTCATCACTTCCAAGGATCGTGTAACTACACTGTGTCGGAGACTTGTGCCAATACATCGCACAGCTTTAGTGTCACTACACGCAACGAACACAGAGGTAACCCAAGCTGGACGGCCATTAGTTCTGTTGCCCTGACTGTCGACGATGTACACATTCTGATACAGAAGAACAATATTGTGCAT GTTAGCAATGCTTTAGTTACTCTTCCTACGAATGTGTCTGGCATAAGTATCATAAAAAGTGGGCAGTATGTAGTAGTGAATACCAACTTTGGACTCCAAATTAAATTTAATGGAGATCATGAGTTATTTGTTATAGTGGATGAAAGATACAAAGATTTATTATGTGGTTTATGTGGCACCTACAATGACAACCGCCTTGATGACTTCATAACACCTGATGGCAGCATTGCAACTGATGTCAATGACTTTGGAAATAGCTGGCGAGTACCAGATGATGGTTGGCCGTGA